Proteins encoded in a region of the Elizabethkingia bruuniana genome:
- a CDS encoding peptidase domain-containing ABC transporter, protein MKIKILRRIKHFFEGDHYPFFRQLDTMDCGPTCLKMITNYYGKELSLNHLRELCDVRSQGTSVTGLKYAAEKLGFNTFAAEISQDVLLEKAPLPCILHWDHNHFVVLWHLTETHAYVGNPALGKNMRYALSDFMEHWRLSGQGDKGIAIFLETTEAFDQVENSPEPPVHLFSLLKRIDNHYKNISFIVLTLLAATLLTLAIPLLTQAVVDKAIIRKDIGILSLICIGQILLFTGRIFTDFLRSRLLFKVGMTISIKLIYEFVDKLMQLKLSFFEYRNSGDNLQRIYDNQRIEEFLTKHCVSAGLSAIILVVNGGLLCYYNWKLFLLFLGASIISVLWTNLFEEKRRRLDQRTFSLLANTQRHQIETFEAMTEIKLTGAEMEKNQIWKTMQEEAYAVRMESLKLDQRIQGVALFINETAGVSTTFLTASLVINGNLSLGAMLAITYMYGALNGTVNQLSDFIRSMQTAKFSLQRISEVEYEPTEDAHSSLTMSEGNPGSIELYNVHFRYGKLSPEVLQNINLTIPAGKVTAIVGMSGSGKTTLLKLLLKFFPPTQGMITFCGQDLEMITAKSLRRNCGAVMQDSFIFTDTIACNIWIGSPEKDLNRVKIACEMVNMKDYIESLPFSYETLIGTDGTGISEGQKQRLLIARLIYRQPDYIFLDEATNSLDANNEKLIVENLNSFFTGRTVVIVAHRLSTVVHADNIIVMDKGSIVEQGTHETLTKTRGAYFNLVKNQLELGK, encoded by the coding sequence ATGAAAATTAAAATACTTAGAAGAATTAAGCATTTTTTTGAAGGAGACCATTATCCATTTTTCCGACAATTGGACACAATGGACTGTGGCCCGACATGCCTCAAAATGATCACCAATTATTATGGAAAAGAATTATCTCTAAATCACTTACGGGAGCTGTGTGATGTCCGTAGTCAGGGGACTTCTGTAACCGGATTAAAATATGCCGCAGAAAAACTTGGATTCAACACATTTGCCGCGGAAATAAGTCAGGACGTGTTGCTAGAAAAAGCTCCATTGCCATGTATACTCCATTGGGATCATAATCATTTTGTTGTTTTATGGCATCTTACCGAAACCCATGCCTATGTCGGAAATCCGGCGCTTGGAAAGAATATGCGTTATGCTCTCAGCGATTTTATGGAGCATTGGAGATTATCGGGACAAGGAGATAAAGGAATTGCCATCTTTTTAGAAACAACAGAAGCTTTTGATCAGGTAGAAAACTCCCCGGAACCTCCGGTACATCTGTTTTCTTTACTGAAACGAATAGATAATCATTATAAAAATATTTCTTTTATCGTATTAACGCTTTTGGCTGCTACTCTCTTAACATTAGCCATCCCATTACTTACCCAGGCTGTTGTGGATAAAGCTATTATTAGAAAAGATATTGGAATATTATCTCTGATCTGCATTGGTCAGATTCTACTATTCACCGGAAGAATTTTTACAGATTTTTTGCGCAGCAGATTACTCTTTAAGGTAGGAATGACTATTAGTATAAAGCTGATATACGAATTTGTAGATAAGCTGATGCAGCTTAAACTTTCTTTCTTCGAATACAGAAACAGCGGAGACAATCTCCAAAGAATTTATGATAATCAACGAATAGAAGAGTTTCTTACAAAACACTGTGTTAGTGCAGGGCTTTCTGCTATAATTCTTGTCGTTAATGGTGGACTGTTATGTTACTACAATTGGAAACTCTTTTTATTATTCTTAGGTGCCAGTATTATTAGTGTGTTATGGACGAATCTTTTTGAAGAAAAAAGGAGACGCCTGGATCAGCGTACATTCAGTTTGCTGGCCAACACACAGCGCCACCAGATAGAAACCTTTGAAGCGATGACAGAAATAAAACTGACGGGAGCAGAAATGGAAAAAAATCAGATCTGGAAAACCATGCAGGAGGAAGCCTATGCCGTCAGGATGGAAAGTCTAAAGTTAGACCAACGGATACAGGGGGTTGCTCTTTTTATCAATGAAACAGCTGGAGTATCAACAACATTTTTAACAGCTTCTTTGGTCATTAACGGAAATCTATCCCTTGGGGCAATGCTTGCAATTACCTATATGTATGGAGCGCTAAACGGTACAGTCAATCAGTTATCAGATTTTATACGCTCTATGCAGACGGCAAAGTTCAGTCTGCAACGTATTTCAGAAGTCGAATATGAACCTACAGAAGATGCTCATTCAAGCTTGACTATGTCTGAAGGGAATCCCGGTTCAATAGAATTGTATAATGTCCATTTCCGTTATGGTAAGCTATCTCCTGAAGTATTACAGAATATAAATCTGACCATACCTGCCGGAAAAGTGACTGCTATTGTCGGAATGAGTGGAAGTGGAAAAACAACTCTTCTGAAACTCCTGCTGAAATTTTTCCCGCCCACACAGGGGATGATTACTTTTTGTGGACAAGATCTTGAAATGATTACTGCAAAGAGTTTACGCAGAAATTGTGGGGCTGTAATGCAAGACTCATTCATTTTCACAGATACAATAGCCTGCAATATTTGGATAGGAAGCCCGGAAAAAGACTTAAACAGAGTAAAAATTGCTTGTGAAATGGTCAATATGAAGGACTATATAGAAAGCCTTCCCTTCTCTTATGAAACTCTAATCGGCACAGACGGAACCGGAATTAGTGAAGGGCAAAAACAGCGTCTGCTTATAGCACGCCTTATCTATAGACAACCTGACTATATATTTCTGGATGAAGCCACAAACTCCCTGGATGCTAATAATGAAAAATTAATCGTTGAAAATCTGAATAGCTTCTTTACGGGCAGGACAGTTGTAATTGTGGCCCATAGACTAAGCACCGTAGTCCATGCAGATAATATTATTGTTATGGATAAAGGAAGCATTGTTGAACAAGGAACTCATGAAACTTTAACAAAGACAAGAGGAGCCTATTTTAATTTAGTTAAAAATCAATTAGAACTAGGAAAATAA
- a CDS encoding DUF5829 family protein, whose product MNKIFSLLILFVSMALSGQKSGGNSDLKDLKVNHIYVVVDSTTFNALKQSNELNTLANQDKGLPNFLPLDNSATTIYMRFKSTYLEIMGPENRFKEKIGSIGIGFSWDTFNSTLDTVQKSIQKSKDLKFQKSEANWPFGGKEILWYTFFYSDFKGSIATWYAIYNPVFLNYLFNINYSDFKREDFLKKVFDQNKKIIDLSGIVINANANDFYKMIKEFKALNIKIKKQKPRLVIYKLDSVTIELKLTERRNSMIKELRFISKGETRLNINLGNIHIKNSTSNQISMTFE is encoded by the coding sequence ATGAATAAAATATTTTCACTCTTAATACTTTTTGTAAGTATGGCTCTTTCTGGCCAAAAATCAGGAGGTAATTCTGATTTAAAAGATCTTAAAGTAAATCATATATATGTAGTTGTTGATTCTACTACATTTAATGCTTTAAAACAGAGTAATGAGTTAAATACTTTGGCAAATCAGGACAAGGGGCTTCCAAATTTTCTTCCGCTAGATAATTCGGCAACAACTATTTATATGAGGTTTAAATCTACCTATTTAGAAATTATGGGACCTGAGAATAGATTCAAAGAAAAAATTGGATCTATAGGAATCGGATTTTCATGGGATACTTTTAATAGTACTCTTGATACTGTACAAAAAAGCATCCAGAAATCTAAAGATTTAAAATTTCAAAAAAGTGAGGCTAACTGGCCGTTTGGAGGTAAAGAAATATTATGGTATACCTTTTTCTATAGCGATTTTAAGGGGAGTATTGCGACTTGGTATGCGATATACAATCCTGTTTTTTTAAACTATTTATTCAATATTAATTATTCTGACTTTAAAAGAGAGGACTTTTTAAAAAAGGTATTTGATCAAAATAAAAAGATTATCGATTTATCGGGTATTGTGATTAACGCCAATGCAAATGATTTTTATAAAATGATTAAAGAATTTAAAGCGCTAAATATTAAAATTAAAAAGCAGAAACCGAGATTAGTCATCTATAAATTAGATTCAGTCACAATTGAATTAAAGCTAACAGAGAGGAGAAATAGTATGATTAAGGAACTTAGATTTATAAGTAAAGGTGAAACAAGGCTAAATATTAATTTGGGTAATATTCACATTAAAAATTCAACGAGTAATCAAATCTCAATGACGTTTGAATAA
- a CDS encoding thiopeptide-type bacteriocin biosynthesis protein: MKKNWETYYLYYEGHADRVLKEIVHPVIEDIQYKLKKTVKFFFIRYFENGYHIRLRLLLSSKEVSLFHSLLTYYISDSDIKIILKEAQYIPETERYGNSDTIVYAENQFYASSRFVLNQLTESVPLTGSERYSIALNTHLAFLKGLGLSSEYCLQLCDKFVESWLPIPASFDANEQEQYKKSLLAAFQQQFDLYKDSLYSNAVNFWNLSDTSRDPFTLEFIEINREVNKKYTDSHLPAEAIDEALLSFIHMTNNRIGIVNSEESYLLFLVRQTITLIKDYDHQ, from the coding sequence ATGAAAAAAAACTGGGAAACTTACTATCTGTATTATGAAGGTCATGCGGACCGGGTATTAAAAGAAATTGTACATCCTGTTATTGAAGATATACAATACAAATTGAAGAAAACGGTAAAGTTTTTTTTTATTCGCTATTTCGAAAATGGTTATCATATCCGTTTAAGACTTCTTTTATCTTCCAAAGAAGTTTCATTGTTTCATTCTCTGCTTACTTATTATATATCAGATTCCGATATAAAAATTATTTTGAAAGAAGCTCAGTATATTCCGGAAACAGAAAGATATGGTAATTCAGACACTATTGTTTATGCAGAAAATCAATTTTATGCATCATCACGCTTTGTTCTTAATCAACTGACAGAAAGTGTTCCTTTAACAGGATCTGAAAGATATTCCATTGCATTGAATACCCATCTGGCATTTTTAAAAGGATTGGGATTGTCCTCTGAATACTGTCTGCAATTATGCGACAAATTTGTAGAAAGCTGGCTTCCGATACCTGCTTCATTTGATGCTAATGAACAGGAACAATACAAAAAGAGTCTTTTGGCTGCTTTCCAGCAGCAATTTGATCTTTATAAAGATTCCTTATATAGCAACGCAGTAAACTTCTGGAATTTATCTGACACTTCGAGAGATCCCTTTACACTAGAGTTTATTGAAATCAACAGAGAAGTAAACAAAAAATATACTGACTCCCATTTACCTGCTGAAGCTATAGATGAAGCATTACTGAGTTTTATTCATATGACTAATAACCGCATAGGAATTGTAAACTCTGAAGAATCTTACCTGCTTTTTTTAGTCAGACAAACCATCACCCTAATCAAGGATTATGACCATCAATAA
- a CDS encoding lantibiotic dehydratase yields MSLNILPYIFTRFAALPVKRLNTLIIPDTHHQLNTWQKITDFHKICNENLCSQLYILIEKSSDNLEQKRLLNLKRSVYNNRQNALTMVQKIQPEIFELFKEYWQEWQGANVMYKEFLQLWEAEFQNYQASHRQEIKKLIGEYPFRNGILLSSKDLYGQLDDFAETLSSVNKDSERIEFSVLRYLTRMAYKTSPFSTFTYLGLTKTAASNNTHSSSTDLNCKIRLNNKLLKRVKKLMEQHLALRSLLFVNTNSSITEIDGRFTFLMNSANIEVFQEIQTSGINQYIKELIMSSEESITLSALLELLSSQIDAELPELQDYLLKLVDVGFLELTLECSEIDPDWDSHLLTFLHKHKETNPPANQLYQLILILHEAKKEFGTAEIPQREVLLQKTSGIFDNVISDLENQAGIVKLPKAEMQTVLDEIINRYKNGGGFEKLPYLPVDYRQEGFIYEDVYTTVSHIIDENLIQECGQLLSDLANRLSAFDIRGHEKNNITNFFKSRYQPNQQIPLVTFYHEYYRHKNEFESKHDITQKETENSWSDIFWKALHYEPQNPDEIKIYQKNLNVLPLSKNKTLAGSAFLQFFDDPSGGKTKAVVNGLMQGMGKMSGRFLHLFDDEVSEIHRDYNNRLFSDQILIELNDDSSFNANIHPPLLDHEVKMPSSNTQMKKTQQIPLDQIAVVYDSGKDLLCLIETVSKKEVYAFDLCLETITNRSNLYQLMSLFNPCVYASYYPLIQAIDKNFSKQFTNEAIQIFPRIVFEDQLILRRKGWLLSLAAIPVQEKDETDSIYFLRFHQWLLENILPSSLFLYLQSSYIPEDDSSEKNTGYRDDYKPQFIDFEQPLLFNLFKKLLNRASSYIYVEESLPTVDNSRERVSEHLIQWYNF; encoded by the coding sequence ATGAGCTTGAATATTTTACCTTATATTTTCACACGATTCGCTGCATTGCCCGTAAAAAGACTGAATACACTCATTATTCCTGATACTCACCATCAGCTGAATACCTGGCAAAAGATTACTGACTTCCATAAAATATGTAATGAAAATTTATGCAGCCAATTATATATCCTTATTGAAAAAAGTTCTGATAACCTGGAACAGAAACGGCTGCTAAACTTAAAGCGCTCCGTTTACAACAACCGCCAAAATGCTTTGACAATGGTTCAAAAAATACAACCGGAAATATTTGAACTTTTTAAAGAATATTGGCAAGAGTGGCAAGGTGCAAACGTTATGTATAAAGAGTTTTTGCAGCTATGGGAAGCAGAGTTTCAGAATTACCAGGCATCACACAGACAGGAAATTAAAAAACTCATTGGAGAATATCCTTTCCGGAATGGTATTTTACTTTCCAGCAAAGATCTATATGGCCAACTAGATGATTTCGCTGAGACACTCTCCTCTGTCAATAAAGATAGCGAACGTATTGAATTCAGTGTTCTCCGTTATCTTACCCGAATGGCCTATAAAACTTCTCCTTTCAGTACATTCACTTATTTAGGCCTTACAAAAACTGCAGCCAGTAATAATACCCATTCATCTTCAACCGATCTTAATTGTAAAATCAGGCTAAACAATAAATTGCTGAAAAGAGTCAAAAAATTGATGGAACAACATCTTGCCTTGCGGAGTCTGTTATTTGTAAATACCAATAGCAGCATAACAGAAATTGATGGTCGTTTCACTTTCCTGATGAACAGCGCAAATATTGAAGTTTTTCAGGAAATACAAACCAGCGGTATCAATCAGTATATCAAAGAACTGATAATGAGTTCAGAAGAAAGTATAACATTATCTGCTTTGTTGGAACTTCTTTCGTCACAAATTGATGCTGAACTTCCTGAATTACAAGATTACTTACTAAAACTTGTTGATGTTGGCTTTTTAGAGCTGACTCTGGAATGTTCTGAAATCGATCCTGACTGGGATAGCCATCTACTTACATTTCTTCATAAACATAAAGAAACAAACCCTCCTGCAAATCAACTCTATCAACTTATTCTCATTTTGCATGAAGCTAAAAAAGAATTTGGTACAGCCGAAATACCCCAACGTGAAGTCCTTCTCCAAAAGACCTCTGGAATTTTTGACAATGTTATTTCTGATCTCGAAAATCAGGCAGGTATTGTTAAACTACCCAAAGCGGAAATGCAAACTGTACTGGACGAAATTATTAATCGATATAAAAATGGAGGGGGTTTTGAAAAACTTCCATACCTGCCTGTCGATTACCGCCAGGAAGGTTTTATTTATGAAGATGTCTATACAACTGTATCTCATATAATTGACGAAAATTTGATTCAGGAATGTGGACAGTTACTGTCTGACCTTGCTAACCGATTATCGGCTTTTGATATCAGAGGTCATGAAAAAAATAATATTACTAATTTCTTCAAGTCCAGGTATCAGCCAAATCAACAGATACCTCTTGTTACATTTTATCATGAATATTACCGTCACAAAAATGAATTTGAATCCAAACACGATATAACCCAAAAAGAGACTGAGAATTCATGGTCTGATATTTTTTGGAAAGCCCTTCATTATGAACCTCAAAATCCGGATGAAATAAAAATTTATCAAAAGAATCTTAATGTCCTTCCCTTATCAAAAAATAAGACCTTAGCAGGATCTGCGTTTTTGCAGTTTTTTGACGATCCATCAGGAGGCAAAACAAAAGCTGTTGTCAATGGTCTGATGCAGGGAATGGGCAAGATGAGCGGGCGGTTTCTGCACCTCTTCGATGATGAAGTATCAGAAATACACAGAGATTACAACAACCGGCTATTCTCAGATCAAATACTCATAGAACTTAATGATGATTCCAGTTTTAACGCCAACATTCATCCTCCATTGCTGGATCATGAAGTGAAAATGCCATCATCCAACACACAAATGAAAAAAACACAACAGATTCCATTAGATCAAATAGCTGTTGTATACGATTCTGGAAAGGATTTACTATGTCTAATAGAAACTGTTTCAAAGAAAGAGGTTTACGCATTTGATCTGTGTCTGGAAACCATAACAAACAGATCTAATCTTTATCAGCTTATGTCATTGTTCAATCCATGTGTCTATGCTAGCTATTACCCGCTAATTCAGGCTATCGATAAAAATTTCTCTAAACAGTTTACCAATGAGGCTATTCAGATTTTTCCAAGAATTGTTTTTGAAGACCAGCTTATCCTCCGGCGCAAAGGATGGCTTCTAAGTTTAGCCGCTATTCCTGTACAAGAAAAAGATGAAACAGACAGTATTTATTTTCTGCGTTTTCACCAATGGCTTTTAGAAAATATATTACCCTCTTCTCTCTTCCTTTATTTGCAATCTTCTTACATCCCTGAAGACGATTCATCCGAGAAAAATACAGGATACAGGGACGATTACAAACCTCAATTCATAGATTTCGAACAACCGCTCCTTTTTAATCTTTTCAAAAAGCTTCTGAACAGGGCTTCCTCCTATATTTATGTGGAAGAATCCCTGCCTACAGTCGACAATTCCCGCGAAAGAGTTTCTGAACATTTGATCCAATGGTATAATTTTTAA
- a CDS encoding GLPGLI family protein gives MLYKKAIFLSLFLLMQQFLKSQEYKFIPDLRVRYEFIFQSDSTDARSKKSEIMNLFLAKDKSIFESNAKYKYDSIVSNYMKLNSRIIDFDAIQKPQVWISIFKDFNSNELIYSDRIMKYKLFYQSNIDKMQWKLLPETKVILGYKSKKAICYFKGRNYTAWYTEKISIPDGPYKFNGLPGLILSIADTGNQFSFNAISISRSKSKEISININNNIKTTREKYYFDKIKIIKGLKGNNGRSPIINLNPIEKT, from the coding sequence ATGTTATATAAAAAGGCTATTTTTTTATCTCTTTTTTTATTGATGCAACAATTTTTAAAGAGCCAAGAATATAAATTCATACCTGACTTAAGAGTCAGGTATGAATTTATATTTCAATCTGATTCTACTGATGCAAGAAGTAAAAAATCAGAAATTATGAATTTATTTTTGGCTAAAGATAAATCTATTTTTGAAAGTAATGCTAAGTATAAATATGATTCCATAGTCTCTAATTATATGAAGTTAAATTCAAGAATCATAGATTTTGATGCTATTCAAAAGCCCCAAGTATGGATATCAATATTCAAAGATTTCAACAGTAATGAATTGATATATTCTGATAGAATAATGAAATATAAATTATTTTATCAAAGTAATATAGATAAAATGCAGTGGAAATTATTGCCAGAAACAAAGGTAATACTAGGTTATAAAAGTAAAAAAGCTATTTGTTATTTTAAAGGAAGAAATTATACAGCTTGGTATACTGAGAAAATTTCAATACCTGATGGTCCATACAAATTTAATGGGCTGCCTGGTTTAATTTTAAGTATAGCCGATACGGGTAATCAATTTAGTTTTAATGCAATATCAATCTCAAGAAGCAAAAGCAAAGAGATTTCAATAAATATCAATAATAATATCAAAACGACCCGTGAAAAATATTATTTTGATAAAATTAAAATAATTAAGGGATTAAAAGGGAATAATGGGCGCTCTCCAATTATAAATCTAAATCCTATAGAGAAGACTTAA